In Labilibaculum sp. DW002, the genomic window GTTTTATGCCCAATTTCTTTTAATCTGCCAGGAAGACGAAGTTTTTCACCACTACGTTCAACAAGGCAATTAAACTTAGTACCCTCTTTAATTTTGGATAAATCTTCTAATGAAATCGATGCTTTAACCTCAAATTTAGATAAGTCAATTAATGAAACGATCCCTTGGCCAGGATTTACTTCCTCATAATTATTTACAAAAGTGTTGTTGATATATCCTGCAAATGGGGCTCTTAAATCAGTATCATTCAATGCATTTTTTGCAGACTCATAAGCAGTTTTAGCTGAAGTATAGTTCGATTCAATTTGATCGAAAGTACTCTCAGCAACACTTTCCTGTTCCAACAATGTCTTATAGCGATCATATTCGGCACTGGCGAGTTTATAAGAAGCTTGTGTCGCCTCTAAGGCAATTTTATAGTCACGAGGATCTATTTTTGCAATTACATCACCTTTTGATACGAAATCACCAATAATATCATTCAACTTAACGAGTGGTCCTTTTACTCTAAAGGCAAGTTTGGTTTCTCTCTTTTCATGAATACTAGCAGGAACAACAGTGTTGTTATTTTGCTCTGAACTTAATTTTGTTTCAATCACCCGTACCGATCGTAGGTATGTTTTTTTCTTCGCTTCTTCTTTGCAACTTACTACGTTAAGTAGTATGATTAGTAAGCAACAGGCATTTCTTAATTGTTTCATTATTAATCTTTAGTTTAAAATATTTGTTATTTATATGTTGTCAATGTAAACTAAAAGAGTGTAAGTAGTTTACTTGTCGTTGAAAAAAATAGGGAACAAGCAGCTGACTATTTGCTGTTTGTTTCCTAATGCTGCGATTTAGTTTTACTGCACTATCTTTTCTGAATGGAGGAGAAGATATATTTCAATTCCTCTCTAATTTTAGATTCAAATTCTGTTTTAGTTTTGCACATATTGATATTGAACTCCATTAATGCACTCACAATGTTGGTAATTACTCGAGATTCGACACTCTCATGTATATACCCCATGGCTTTCCCTTCTTCTAAAAAATCAATAAGCATACTTCTTCGAGTAATTAGTTTCTCGTGAATCATAGCTTCTATTCTGGGGTATTCAGTTTTAATCGTTTTAAAATTGACAATGATAAATTCCTCAACATGTTCAATTTGTTGATTCGCCATGTTTTCAAGTAAAGTATGGTAATCCTTATCTTGCTCGGAGTAGGTTTTAAAGGAATTGATGACTATGTCCATGTTATCAGAATAACATTTGTATAATAAGTCTTCTTTATTGCCTATGATCTTATAAAGGGTTCTTTTAGACATACCGCATTCTCTTGCCAAATCATCCATGTTCCATCCCTTAACTCCAGATTGCAGAAGGAGAGTCTTTGTGCAATTCAATACCACTTTTTCTATATTCTTATCACCTATTTTCATATAAGTATACTAAATAATCAAAATCAGTTTACATTGTGCAAACCTAAGCTAGATTTTTGAACTATCAAAGAAAATTATTAATAAAAAATATACTTACTCGATGATCTTAACATTTTTTAGGATCAAATTTAGGAATGTGATTTTACAGTATATGCAAAATAGAATCAATCTACATTAGCATTTCTGCTGCATTCACTTAATTCTTCTTATTTTTGGGTAAAATTAGAATACACTAAAAATATTATTATGGCTTTAAATAAAAATGTAGAGAAGATCTTGAATGAGCAGATTAATGCTGAATTTTGGTCTGCATACTTTTACTTATCAATGTCTAACTATTTTAATACAAATGGCATGTCGGGATTCTCAAATTGGATGAAAGTTCAGTTCGAAGAAGAGACTTCACATGCTATGAAAATGTTAGATTTTGTAAATGAGCGTGGTGGAAGAGTTATTCTTGAACCAATTGCTGAAGTGCCTTCGGAGTGGGATGGTGTTTTAAACATTTATGAAGAAACATTAAAGCACGAAGAGAAAGTAACAAGCTTAATTAACGAGTGTGTTAATGTTGCTATTGCAGAGAAAGATCACGCAACAGTTAATTTCTTGCAGTGGTTTGTTGACGAGCAAGTAGAAGAAGAGGCTGGAGTTGGTGAGATTATCGATCAGTTAAAAATGATTGGTTGCCAAGGTAATGGTCTCTACATGATGGATAAAGAATTCAGATCAAGAGTTTTTATTGATACAACAAAAGCTTAAGGATTTTAAACCATTCAATATTTGAAAGCCTCACATAGTGGGGCTTTTTTTTATGATGTAAAGGTGTTAAATCAATAAAAATTTCTACTTTTGGTCTCAATGGACATGAACAGGTATCTCATAGTAGTTTTTTGTGTGCTCACAGGTTGTGCGGCAGCAGTTCCAACGGCCAATGGTCAGGAGTTTGCTATCGATCAGCAACTGTTTGCCGAATGGTATGCCGATCATGTTGATAATATTGATGAAGCTTATTCATCACCAATTCTTGTTCAAGTTGAACAGGATCACTTTACTGGATCTTCTATTCATACTACGAATGAAGTTTCTTTACTTCAAAACTTACCAAAATTTCCACCTTTAAATCAAGACATTGACGTAGAAAGTGTGCCAATTTTGGAAGACTTTCAATGCTTCAAACTTGCACCAGAAGTTTACATCTCGACTATTCTGGATGGTGATTTTCGGGTTAGAGCACCTGTATTAAGCTAATTCTTACCAATTTGTCGTTCAGACAAGAAATTATTACATCATAAATATATTGAGTTTTCGACGCATTGCATCGAGGGCGTTTATTCATATTGAAATCAATAAACACAAAATGGGTTTTATAGATAGTGCATTAGGTAAACTGTTTGGCAATAAGGCAGATAGAGACCTTAAAGAGTTGAGTCCATATTTAGGACAAATTAAATTAGAATACGATAGGATTACGCAACTTACAACTGATGAACTTCGTGGAGAGTCAGATAAGTTAAAGCAAAAAATACAAGATCATATTCAAGCTGAAAAAGATGAAGTTTCAAGCTTGAAAGAGAAGATTGAAAATGGTAAGCTTTCTGTTAATGAAAAGGAAGAAATATACGATAAAATAGATAAGATTGAGTCGGATATTGATGATAAGATTGAAGAGGTTTTAGATCAAATTCTTCCAACGGCTTTTGCTGTTGTTAAGGATACAGCTCGTAGATTTACTGAGAATGATGAATTGGAAGTTACTGCTTCTCAGTTTGACAGAGATTTAGCGCCACATTACGATAATGTGCAAATTGACGGAGAAAAAGCGGTGTATTTCAATTCATGGCTAGCAGGGGGTACAGAAATTACATGGAATATGGTTCACTACGATGTTCAGTTGATTGGTGGTATTGTACTTCACCAAGGTAAAATTGCTGAGATGGCGACTGGTGAGGGTAAAACCCTTGTTGCAACCCTTCCGGTATTCTTAAATGCATTAACAGGTCGTGGTGTTCATGTTATTACCGTGAATGACTATCTGGCAAAACGTGACTCGGAGTGGATGGGACCTATTTACCAATTCCACGGTTTGTCAGTAGATTGTATCGATAAGCATACACCTAATTCAGATGAGCGACGTACAGCTTATGCTTGCGATATTACTTTCGGTACAAACAATGAGTTTGGCTTCGATTACCTACGTGATAATATGGCAACCAATCCTAAAGATTTGGTTCAGCGTCGTCATAACTATTCAATCGTCGATGAGGTTGACTCGGTATTAGTTGATGATGCTCGTACGCCATTGATTATTTCTGGTCCTGTTCCTAGAGGAGAGCATCAGTTATACGATGAG contains:
- a CDS encoding ferritin — translated: MALNKNVEKILNEQINAEFWSAYFYLSMSNYFNTNGMSGFSNWMKVQFEEETSHAMKMLDFVNERGGRVILEPIAEVPSEWDGVLNIYEETLKHEEKVTSLINECVNVAIAEKDHATVNFLQWFVDEQVEEEAGVGEIIDQLKMIGCQGNGLYMMDKEFRSRVFIDTTKA
- a CDS encoding efflux RND transporter periplasmic adaptor subunit — encoded protein: MKQLRNACCLLIILLNVVSCKEEAKKKTYLRSVRVIETKLSSEQNNNTVVPASIHEKRETKLAFRVKGPLVKLNDIIGDFVSKGDVIAKIDPRDYKIALEATQASYKLASAEYDRYKTLLEQESVAESTFDQIESNYTSAKTAYESAKNALNDTDLRAPFAGYINNTFVNNYEEVNPGQGIVSLIDLSKFEVKASISLEDLSKIKEGTKFNCLVERSGEKLRLPGRLKEIGHKTSSSKQSYPISILIDVPENIKLRAGVTAYLEICESNTDSNSFLQVPISCVFSKKDKTLVWIYNEKTEQVSAKEVRKGQILSDDMILIEKGLKGGEFIVKTGVHFLSEGQKVKKLEAFSKTNIGNKL
- a CDS encoding TetR/AcrR family transcriptional regulator, whose translation is MKIGDKNIEKVVLNCTKTLLLQSGVKGWNMDDLARECGMSKRTLYKIIGNKEDLLYKCYSDNMDIVINSFKTYSEQDKDYHTLLENMANQQIEHVEEFIIVNFKTIKTEYPRIEAMIHEKLITRRSMLIDFLEEGKAMGYIHESVESRVITNIVSALMEFNINMCKTKTEFESKIREELKYIFSSIQKR